One region of Culex pipiens pallens isolate TS chromosome 2, TS_CPP_V2, whole genome shotgun sequence genomic DNA includes:
- the LOC120424113 gene encoding uncharacterized protein LOC120424113 isoform X1 — MHEKIREYECHLCHKNFSSLNTVHTHIRTMHSNIEYNCVYCLHIQAVPALPQEEAKTTRRPRSGPKTTPFLSPNPASRRAPST, encoded by the exons ATGCACGAAAAGATTCGTGAGTACGAGTGCCACCTGTGCCACAAGAACTTCTCCTCGCTAAACACGGTCCACACCCACATCCGGACGATGCACTCGAACATCGAGTACAACTGTGTGTACTGC TTACACATCCAAGCTGTCCCTGCGCTACCACAAGAAGAAGCCAAAACTACCAGACGACCCAGAAGTGGACCAAAAACTACACCGTTCTTGAGCCCAAACCCGGCGTCAAGGAGAGCGCCCAGCACATGA
- the LOC120424113 gene encoding PR domain zinc finger protein 14-like isoform X2, protein MHEKIREYECHLCHKNFSSLNTVHTHIRTMHSNIEYNCVYCVRTYTSKLSLRYHKKKPKLPDDPEVDQKLHRS, encoded by the exons ATGCACGAAAAGATTCGTGAGTACGAGTGCCACCTGTGCCACAAGAACTTCTCCTCGCTAAACACGGTCCACACCCACATCCGGACGATGCACTCGAACATCGAGTACAACTGTGTGTACTGCGTACGAAC TTACACATCCAAGCTGTCCCTGCGCTACCACAAGAAGAAGCCAAAACTACCAGACGACCCAGAAGTGGACCAAAAACTACACCGTTCTTGA